From Methanocella paludicola SANAE, a single genomic window includes:
- a CDS encoding ABC transporter ATP-binding protein, translating to MKPEAPKASFKLDDLSFFFQFVKPIWKMGVLSLLLTTLISGVRTVIPLSSKVLVDFVILNTGFSSITNILTLLGLGEYAQTAVNLFSSVNFLMVVLFFIGVIYALLQILQGYMTTKYQQELTYNLQTRLFDHVLRFPLSFFKNKQTGYLLSRVSDDVDTLQYLFSSAVIKILSSALFLLFSLFILLSLNATLVIFILCTLPLYVLLRYFFFGRIRALSYKERETHAKLSQDIQEVLSGVEVEKTHATEDREVERVSSSLRNVIQVRLVNTVITAISKPSWTASSSC from the coding sequence ATGAAGCCCGAAGCGCCCAAAGCAAGCTTTAAGCTCGACGACCTGTCCTTCTTTTTTCAGTTCGTGAAACCCATCTGGAAGATGGGCGTGCTGAGCCTGTTGCTCACGACATTGATCAGTGGCGTAAGGACCGTGATCCCGCTGAGCAGTAAGGTGCTCGTCGATTTTGTGATCCTGAACACCGGCTTCAGCAGCATTACGAATATTCTGACTTTGCTGGGCCTCGGGGAATATGCTCAAACGGCGGTCAACCTGTTCAGCTCGGTCAACTTCCTGATGGTCGTCCTGTTTTTCATCGGGGTCATTTATGCGCTGCTACAGATCCTCCAGGGATACATGACTACTAAATATCAGCAGGAACTGACCTATAACCTGCAGACGAGGCTGTTCGACCACGTTCTAAGGTTCCCCCTGTCCTTCTTCAAGAACAAGCAGACAGGGTACCTCCTATCCCGGGTGTCGGACGACGTCGATACGCTCCAGTACCTGTTCTCGAGTGCCGTCATCAAGATCTTATCGAGTGCATTATTTTTACTTTTTAGCCTCTTTATCCTTTTATCGCTGAACGCTACCCTGGTCATCTTTATCCTTTGCACCCTTCCCCTTTACGTGTTGCTGCGGTACTTCTTTTTCGGCAGGATAAGGGCCCTGAGCTATAAGGAGCGAGAGACTCACGCCAAGCTGTCGCAGGATATACAGGAAGTGCTGTCAGGGGTGGAGGTCGAGAAGACACATGCCACGGAGGACCGGGAGGTAGAGAGAGTCTCCAGCAGCCTGAGGAACGTCATCCAGGTGCGGCTGGTCAATACGGTCATTACAGCCATCTCCAAGCCATCGTGGACGGCATCCAGTTCATGCTGA
- a CDS encoding ABC transporter ATP-binding protein, giving the protein MDGIQFMLMMAVMWVGVYEIQRGAMTMGDFVAFLGYVLIMTGAVYSLFTTYQSFQPMLASMDRLKELFSMVPEFERDKDARKLYVPEAFIGRVKFDKVSFAYGKEPVLKNISFEVLPGEAVALVGPSGVGKTTMINLLLKLYIPQSGAIYLDGVNLKGIDHVWLRRQIGVVSQEIFLFNDTIENNIKYGKPNAGHDEVVAAARKAQIHDFIMGLPDGYNTVIGERGTKLSVGQRQRISIARAFLKDSPLLILDEPTSAIDVETERSIKESLSNLVKGRTTFIITYRMSLADIADKVVGIVDGSIARAGTNQEILKTV; this is encoded by the coding sequence GTGGACGGCATCCAGTTCATGCTGATGATGGCGGTGATGTGGGTGGGCGTGTACGAGATACAGCGGGGCGCCATGACGATGGGCGACTTCGTCGCCTTCCTCGGGTATGTGCTGATCATGACGGGCGCCGTCTATAGCCTGTTCACCACGTACCAGTCGTTTCAGCCCATGCTGGCCTCGATGGACCGTTTGAAGGAATTGTTCAGTATGGTGCCCGAGTTCGAAAGGGATAAGGATGCGCGAAAATTGTACGTTCCTGAAGCTTTTATTGGGCGCGTCAAGTTCGATAAGGTGTCTTTCGCCTACGGTAAGGAGCCCGTGTTAAAAAATATCAGCTTTGAAGTGCTGCCTGGTGAAGCGGTTGCGCTCGTTGGGCCGAGCGGGGTGGGGAAGACTACGATGATTAATTTGCTGCTTAAGCTATACATCCCTCAGTCCGGCGCGATCTACCTGGATGGGGTGAATCTGAAAGGCATTGACCATGTCTGGCTGAGGAGGCAGATTGGTGTAGTCTCGCAGGAGATTTTCCTGTTCAACGATACAATCGAGAATAACATCAAATACGGCAAGCCAAATGCTGGCCATGATGAGGTGGTAGCGGCCGCCAGGAAAGCGCAGATACATGATTTCATCATGGGCTTGCCCGATGGCTATAATACGGTCATTGGCGAAAGGGGTACTAAGCTGTCAGTGGGGCAGAGGCAGCGGATCTCTATTGCCCGGGCGTTTCTAAAGGATTCGCCGCTGCTGATACTGGATGAGCCGACGTCGGCCATTGATGTTGAGACTGAGCGGTCTATCAAAGAGTCTTTGAGTAATTTGGTGAAGGGGAGGACGACGTTCATCATTACCTACAGGATGTCGCTGGCGGATATCGCGGATAAGGTGGTGGGGATAGTTGATGGGAGTATTGCCAGGGCGGGGACAAATCAAGAAATATTAAAAACCGTTTAG
- a CDS encoding DUF1616 domain-containing protein, protein MASKNVDADTIELSIGDFFIGMAADLKLVVLFTVITLAFIYVPIINESIIRSALGLIMVLFIPGYALIAALFPGKKDIDGIERTALSFGLSIAVSPLIGLGLNYTPWGIRLDPIVVCLSIFTFICMLVANKRRHELPVAERFGIDFVGVYHQFRGEVFSEDKTKLDKALTVVLIISILLSIATLAYVIAVPKQGEKFTEFYILGPDGKADNYPTKYTLGDQKPVIVGIVNHEYRNVTYDLVVALNDSATISNIYTEQLTLGDNQTWEKKIDLKPDRVGTNMKMEFLLYADGNKTAPYRECHLWVNATKTT, encoded by the coding sequence ATGGCTTCGAAAAATGTTGATGCCGATACGATTGAACTGTCTATCGGCGATTTCTTTATTGGCATGGCGGCTGATCTGAAACTCGTAGTGCTTTTTACCGTGATCACGCTTGCGTTCATTTACGTGCCCATTATTAACGAGAGTATCATAAGGTCGGCGCTGGGCCTGATCATGGTATTATTCATACCCGGCTACGCGCTGATCGCCGCCCTATTCCCGGGTAAAAAGGACATCGACGGCATCGAGAGGACTGCCCTCTCGTTCGGCCTGAGCATCGCCGTATCTCCGCTGATCGGCCTGGGCTTGAACTATACGCCCTGGGGCATCCGGCTCGACCCTATCGTCGTCTGCCTTTCGATATTTACCTTCATCTGCATGCTGGTCGCTAACAAGCGGCGACATGAGTTACCGGTAGCAGAGCGCTTTGGGATCGATTTTGTCGGTGTTTACCATCAGTTCAGGGGCGAAGTGTTCTCGGAGGACAAGACTAAGCTAGATAAGGCCCTCACAGTTGTTCTCATTATATCCATTCTACTGTCGATCGCCACGCTTGCTTATGTCATCGCCGTACCCAAGCAGGGCGAGAAGTTTACCGAGTTTTACATTCTAGGGCCGGACGGTAAGGCCGACAACTATCCGACGAAATATACGCTGGGCGACCAGAAGCCGGTCATCGTCGGCATCGTGAACCATGAGTACCGTAACGTGACCTACGACCTCGTCGTCGCCCTCAACGACAGTGCTACCATATCGAATATCTACACTGAACAGCTGACACTGGGCGATAACCAGACATGGGAAAAGAAGATCGACTTGAAACCGGACCGTGTAGGGACTAACATGAAGATGGAGTTCCTATTGTATGCGGACGGGAACAAGACAGCCCCCTACAGAGAATGCCATCTCTGGGTAAACGCCACGAAAACAACATAG
- a CDS encoding DUF58 domain-containing protein has translation MELKDSALPMLASALALLLLALVTGSLLFYTVFTIILVFIASDALSLLLAASSLERDLSLSSSLSRPVLSPGMRTIHMVTASYSGKLSGILLSVTPVLDDSLEATPPGETIKLRKGEERTLSMDLFPLKPGDYTVGTVEVRVSSLLFAITAVAGEAKVLRVRLSLGEHMLRPKPGLHDYQKNAAAGGSNVDKQRGSDFYGVRLYMPGDAIKNIDWALSSRAGKLVVREFEADRTLPAYFLVDLSPRAFESSIAIVSGLIDRELYKGEKVGLICFSRSEIVQHVRPGMGREHIRRLSDVLSKLHAVDDRAGAGPCISISEVYDAGHAIQSESGIDVLKPVIEETFKGYLTNVREDGFIKAILSVAGDLKNPCDIRVVTGLSMGLPGLMNGLRLARYHGHSARVILCGPPGPDHERIMELAYAEKKLRSYSIDVTSAHEWEKPEGRIRRGRGHIRR, from the coding sequence ATGGAATTGAAAGATAGCGCCCTCCCGATGCTGGCATCGGCGCTGGCATTGTTGCTCCTTGCACTCGTCACCGGGAGCTTGCTTTTTTACACGGTGTTCACGATCATTCTCGTCTTCATCGCATCGGACGCCCTGTCCCTGCTGCTCGCGGCGTCTTCGCTGGAGCGTGACCTGTCCCTGTCCTCGAGCCTCTCGCGTCCCGTCTTGTCGCCGGGCATGCGCACGATTCATATGGTCACGGCCTCATATAGTGGAAAACTATCCGGCATCTTGCTTTCGGTCACGCCAGTGCTCGACGATTCTCTTGAAGCAACGCCGCCCGGCGAGACCATCAAGCTTCGAAAGGGCGAGGAGCGCACGTTGAGCATGGATCTCTTCCCTCTGAAGCCTGGCGATTATACCGTCGGGACCGTAGAAGTGCGCGTTTCATCCTTATTATTCGCCATTACCGCCGTGGCAGGCGAAGCAAAGGTCCTCAGGGTACGTTTATCACTCGGGGAACATATGCTGCGGCCGAAGCCGGGCCTCCACGACTACCAGAAAAATGCTGCGGCAGGGGGCAGCAACGTGGATAAGCAGAGAGGTAGCGATTTCTATGGCGTCAGGCTGTATATGCCCGGCGACGCCATCAAGAACATCGATTGGGCACTCTCGTCCCGGGCTGGCAAGCTGGTCGTCCGGGAGTTCGAGGCCGATAGAACTCTTCCGGCGTATTTCCTGGTCGATCTGAGCCCCCGGGCATTCGAGTCATCCATCGCCATCGTCTCCGGCCTCATCGACCGCGAGCTGTACAAAGGCGAAAAGGTCGGGCTCATCTGCTTCTCCCGGTCGGAGATCGTGCAACATGTTCGCCCGGGCATGGGCCGGGAGCACATCCGGCGGCTATCGGACGTGCTATCGAAGCTGCACGCGGTCGATGACCGGGCCGGCGCCGGGCCTTGTATATCGATCAGCGAAGTCTATGACGCCGGGCATGCGATCCAGAGTGAATCCGGCATCGACGTCCTGAAACCCGTTATCGAAGAAACCTTTAAGGGATATCTGACAAATGTCAGGGAGGACGGCTTCATAAAGGCAATACTCTCCGTCGCCGGTGATTTGAAAAATCCCTGCGACATCCGGGTAGTCACCGGTCTATCGATGGGCCTGCCAGGGCTGATGAACGGATTGCGGCTGGCCCGTTACCATGGGCATTCGGCGCGGGTCATCCTTTGCGGCCCGCCGGGCCCGGACCATGAGCGTATCATGGAGCTGGCGTACGCCGAGAAAAAATTAAGGTCATATTCGATCGATGTGACTTCTGCCCATGAGTGGGAAAAGCCCGAGGGCAGGATCCGTCGCGGCAGGGGCCATATCAGGAGATGA
- a CDS encoding AAA family ATPase — protein sequence MVIEVNSKAASGINDFSSMVDRVNAQTRRAIIGKESLVFDIFTALLAGGNIMLEGVPGVAKTTIAKVFAASTGLNFKRIQFVPDIMPSDITGGPVFNQKTMEFNVYKGPIFTNLLLADEINRASPKIQSSLLEAMEEKQVSINGVAYPLPEPFMVIATENPIDIIGTFPLPEAQIDRFMFKLDIDYPDNDDELALLKSKNAGSGVNIEDALNSEKVGYMIDTVKRVYIDDKVLEYIRDLVIASRRHEKLLLGASPRASISFLKASKAVAALRGRDYVIPDDVKYLVPRVLNHRLIVKPEYEQEGMTVNRIVEDLMAAVKVPS from the coding sequence ATGGTGATCGAGGTTAATTCAAAAGCCGCCAGTGGCATTAATGATTTTAGCTCGATGGTCGATCGAGTCAACGCTCAGACCAGGCGGGCGATTATTGGGAAGGAATCCCTGGTATTCGACATTTTCACGGCCCTTCTGGCGGGCGGCAATATTATGCTCGAGGGCGTTCCGGGCGTGGCCAAGACGACCATCGCCAAGGTCTTCGCCGCGTCCACCGGCCTCAATTTCAAGCGTATCCAGTTCGTGCCGGACATTATGCCCTCGGACATCACCGGCGGCCCGGTATTTAACCAGAAAACCATGGAGTTCAACGTGTACAAGGGCCCGATATTCACTAACCTGCTCCTCGCCGATGAGATAAACCGCGCGTCGCCGAAGATCCAGTCATCATTGCTGGAAGCGATGGAGGAAAAGCAGGTCTCCATCAATGGCGTCGCGTACCCGTTACCCGAGCCATTCATGGTCATCGCGACTGAAAATCCCATCGATATCATCGGCACCTTCCCCCTGCCCGAGGCTCAGATCGACCGCTTTATGTTCAAGCTGGATATCGACTATCCGGATAACGACGATGAGCTCGCCCTGCTCAAGTCGAAGAATGCCGGATCGGGCGTTAACATCGAGGATGCCCTGAACAGTGAAAAGGTGGGCTATATGATCGATACGGTTAAGCGAGTATATATCGATGACAAGGTCCTCGAGTATATTCGGGACCTCGTGATCGCATCGAGGCGGCATGAAAAACTCTTGCTGGGTGCCAGCCCCCGTGCCTCGATATCGTTCCTGAAGGCGTCCAAGGCGGTTGCGGCGCTTAGGGGCCGCGATTACGTTATCCCCGACGATGTGAAATATCTCGTTCCGCGGGTGCTTAACCACCGGCTGATCGTCAAGCCCGAGTACGAGCAGGAAGGGATGACGGTGAACCGCATTGTCGAGGACCTTATGGCAGCGGTTAAAGTCCCATCCTGA
- a CDS encoding DUF4350 domain-containing protein — protein sequence MRKTTLLIVIVVSIVLVVVAARLYVTDADFRLTNPYWNGLNNMARHAGIQPLYDLSGLDNAGSGDILMVISPAVNYTAGESSQVAAFLGRGGTVVVLDDFGKANSLLTGIGSPFTIDPVPMCQYENYYVNQSFPTITDIAATPYTANVSKLVLNHPAVLNISGNAVVLASTSPDAWLDYNDDIWLDYNDRMGIYPVAARYSAGNGELIVVSDADIFINSMLDKGDNRAFLQDLSRGRVLVDVSHGNAVTPLGSVYFTLKGDIIAQLTVLLLIIVACIAYIGRDMFIPRLGMIRRSIKNLILNRLTVKEKDIKKSD from the coding sequence ATGAGAAAAACGACACTACTTATCGTTATTGTCGTCAGTATAGTGCTCGTGGTCGTTGCGGCGAGGCTCTATGTCACAGATGCGGATTTTCGCCTGACCAATCCATACTGGAATGGATTAAATAATATGGCCCGGCATGCCGGTATCCAGCCCCTTTATGATTTATCCGGCCTGGATAATGCGGGCAGCGGTGATATATTAATGGTCATAAGCCCCGCCGTGAACTATACAGCCGGCGAGTCATCGCAGGTGGCCGCGTTTCTTGGCCGGGGAGGGACCGTCGTAGTCCTGGACGACTTCGGAAAGGCGAACAGCCTGCTCACGGGCATCGGCTCGCCCTTCACGATCGATCCGGTCCCGATGTGCCAGTACGAGAACTATTATGTTAACCAGTCTTTCCCGACGATAACGGACATAGCGGCTACCCCTTACACTGCGAACGTTAGTAAACTTGTGCTCAACCACCCGGCAGTGCTTAACATTTCGGGGAACGCGGTGGTGCTCGCCTCGACTTCCCCGGACGCCTGGCTGGACTATAACGACGATATATGGTTAGACTATAATGATAGAATGGGGATATACCCGGTAGCAGCCCGCTATAGTGCAGGCAACGGTGAGCTCATCGTCGTCAGCGATGCCGATATCTTCATCAATAGCATGCTCGATAAAGGCGACAATCGCGCCTTCCTCCAGGATTTATCTCGCGGCCGTGTGCTGGTCGACGTCTCTCACGGAAACGCCGTTACACCGCTGGGGTCCGTTTACTTTACCTTAAAAGGCGATATCATTGCTCAGTTGACCGTCCTGCTGTTGATAATCGTCGCCTGTATCGCATATATCGGCCGGGATATGTTCATCCCTCGGCTAGGGATGATCAGGCGATCCATAAAAAACCTTATATTGAATAGGTTAACTGTTAAAGAAAAAGACATTAAAAAATCGGATTGA